One Nicotiana tabacum cultivar K326 chromosome 23, ASM71507v2, whole genome shotgun sequence genomic window, ACTATAGAAATCAACTACTCCTATAACATATGCATTTGGCAACCATGGGCATAAACTGAAGAAACACAGATGCATCCATTGCTATTTGCTAGAACATCGACACTAACTAGCTAATAATGAAAATAGTATGTAAACTTGTCCAATTCTCCAGCAACCTCTGCAGAGAAAAAATGAGAATGGAGAGAATATTAGTATTAAAAATAGAGAAAGAGCAATGGAAGCCAACATTAAAAAAGGAAGCCAACTACATGGTCAGTTCTTAAAGTATTAGAAAGAAAAACCAGCTAACAGAAAGACTGTTGTTCGCTAGGTTCAAAACAAAAGGTTTTAATGCGTACCTGATAAACTGCTAATTCATTCTTAAACCATGTCTCAATGTTTTTGATGTCTCTTCTTTCGCCTTCTCCGTTTCTTGACAGCAATTTCTTGAGCAATTTTTAGAGCAGTATCTTCAGCAAAGTTCACAATCCATTTTGGTTTTTCCAGTAGGAACATTAGGATACCCATGAACAATCCAAAAATTGCACCACAACCATACCCTATTACGACAGCTTCCCATGTGAACCCGCCGGCAAAAAttgaatcatcatcatcatcatcatcttgttCAAATGGTGGCTCATCTGACGTGTTTTCGTATCCACATTCCTTTGATAGTGGAAATCCACATAAATCAGGATTTCCACCATACGAATCATTTGAAAATGTATCGAATTGTTTCCCATGAGGGATGCGCCCAACAAGATGATTGTATGAAAGGTTTAAGACCTCAAGAAATGTCAAACTCGTCAATAGACCAGGAATTTCTCCAGTGAGTCTGTTCCGTGAGAGGTCTAATGCTTCGAGCTCATTCAACTTTGCGATTTCTGCAGGAATACACCCATTGAAGTTGTTGTGAGATATGTTGAGTAACACAAGCGAACTAAGCCTTCCAATGGATTTTGGTAAATCTCCTTCAAATCCGTTGCTTGATAAATCAATACTTGTCATAATTGACGTGATTCTCATTTCAAACTGATTACCTTTTATCACCAAACTAACATGGTAACTATAATCTATGTGATTGCTATTATTTTTTTCAGAGATTCCTGTTTTTTCATCATCCACTTTCATCATCGCTGTAAAGTTTTTGAAAAGATTAGATGGCAAAGTTCCAGTGAACCCATTGAAGGAAAGGTCAAAGATTCGTAACTCAGGAAATGGAAATTGGGACTTTAATTCACCAATTGGACCGTGAAAGAGATTTGATTTCAGTATCAGAACTTGCAGGTATGGAAGTTTCTCCAGCCATATCGGGAACGTGTCATTTATCTTGTTGTACCCCAAATCAAGAGCTGCCAAGCTTGTACAGTTAACCAAGGATCGTGGTATTAGTCCTCCAAATTGATTGCCAGTTAAACCAAGATATTTTAACCCTGTTGGTAAGAATCTCGGTATCTCTCCATAGAAATTGTTCATTCGCAAGTCTAAAACAGAAATGAAGCTACTGGAGTTACCCAAACATCCTGGGATTGTGCCACTGAAATTGTTATGAGACAAAATGAGGGCTTGAAGGTTAATCATGTCACAAATGGACTGATGCAAAGAACCTTGAAGAAAATTGTTCTCCAGATTAAGGTAGAACAAATCCGTTGAGCGCCATACTTGCTTTTCAAAGCCCGTGAGGAAGTTATGCGAGAGATCCAGGACTACCACGTTCATGGATGTCATCCAATCAGGGATTTCACCATACAGCTTGTTGTTCGAAAGCTTCAGGAGTTTCAAGTTCATGCTTGAAAATGTTTCGAAATTATGGCTCTTCAACACATGTGGCAATTTCCCAGTTAATTGATTGTCTTGAACTTGTAAATCAGTCAAGGATGGAAGATAGAATAACCAAGGGGGTGGTGCGCcagtgaaagaattgaaggacaaaTCAAGCGTTTCTAGCTCTTGAAGGCCGCTTATATTAGAGGGAAGTGGACCAGTTAGTGAATTGTTTTGCAAGTACAATTTTCTAAGGCGAGTCAAGGTTACAATTGAATAAGGAAATGAGCCAGTGAAattgtttgttgaaaaatataaataagataCCTCTGAAAAGTCTGCAAAGATGTCTGGAATCTGGCCTTCAAAGTTATTGAAAGAGAGATCTAAGTAGCTAAGTTTGTTCAGCTCTGAGATAGTTGATGGAATATTTCCAGAGAAATTGTTATTTGAAAGATCCAATCTGCTTATTCTAGTAAGGTTGCCGATGGATTCTGGTATTGAGCCTTGGAAATGGTTGAAAGAGAGATCTAAATCGGTAAGTTTGTTCAGTTTTGAGATAGTAGAGGGAACATTACCATTGAAGTTGTTATTTGGAAGATGCAAAGTTCTAATTCTGGTGAGGTTGCCTATGAATTTTGGAATTGAACCGGAGAGATAGCAATGCGAGAGGCTCAAAAACATAATAGAATGGAGGTTGCCAATTGAATCAGGTACATTTCCAAAAATTCTAGTTCCAGAAAAGTCCAACTCTAAAATACTTGCACTGAAACTCCAGTTAAAATTTGGCAGAATGCCAGTAAGTTCAAGATTCTCTCCCAATCTTAGCACTTCTAAGTTTGGTAGATGAAAGAGATTAGAATCACTCAAGTCACCAAACAAGTTTGTTTGTCTAAGATCTAAATACCTAAGAGAAGAAGACATATTCTTTGGTAACTCAAATGGTGTTTCCATGAAGAGAAAAGACAATACCTCTAAATTGGTTAAGTTTTGAAGCAAACTTCTGAATGTGTTTAGGCCAATTTGAAGTTCGCAATAAGAGAGATCAAGTGAAACCAACTTTGACAAGTTGGATATTCCTGGTGGGATCATCTCTAATTCATAAGTTCCAGAAGCTGAAAGATTGAGATGCATCAAACTCGCGAGTTCACTAATACCATTTCCAAGTGGAAAGTCATCCATGTCATTGAAGGCAAGGTTGAGACTTTGAAGATGAACAAGTTTCTCGAGGCTGCTATTAGCATTGATGGTTCCTCTAAGAAAGTTGCAAGAAAGATCGAGGCCTATCACATGACCGGTAAATTCATCACAAGTAACGCCATCCCATTCGCAACAATCTCTTGTTACATTCCAGGATAAAGTCTTGGATGGAGCTTTGGTATCACACCAAGAAGCGTGCGCGGGATCAACTGTGAGGCCTTGCTTAAATTGAAGCAAATAAAAAGCTTCATCGCGAGCACAGAGATGTTGCCTAGCATATGAGAAGCCAGTAAGTTGAGATTGCAGGACAAACATTGTAGCAACTGAATAGAAGCAGAAAAGTAGCAATAATTGGTACTCCATATCTTATCTCTTGCAGATATCTAACTAGTAACTCCTACTCCAACTATATAGTGATCAATTGATCACTATTACTTCATACTTTGAAATGTGAAAATGAATTCACCTTTTTTATCTTGTCGGAATCTCATCAATAAAAGACATGTTCCTTTTATACTAATGtaaaatttccttttcttttgttgttgaccCAAGTCAATTTCCACAAAAAAGCTCCTTTTAAGTCAATAAACCAGTCATCTCATCGACTTTGTGTCAATTTCCACTAACCTATCCTTTCTGTGATAGCTCGTCAGCTCTTAATTTTAAAGTAAGTTCCTATTTTAATTGAGTTTTGCCACTTATATATCTTTTGAAACTTTTCGTACACGCTTTAATGTGAATAATTGAATCCATGACAGGAATCTACCTACTGTAGTCGCCCTTCAATGATTGAGCTCTTATTGACA contains:
- the LOC107815937 gene encoding receptor-like protein 9DC3 produces the protein MEYQLLLLFCFYSVATMFVLQSQLTGFSYARQHLCARDEAFYLLQFKQGLTVDPAHASWCDTKAPSKTLSWNVTRDCCEWDGVTCDEFTGHVIGLDLSCNFLRGTINANSSLEKLVHLQSLNLAFNDMDDFPLGNGISELASLMHLNLSASGTYELEMIPPGISNLSKLVSLDLSYCELQIGLNTFRSLLQNLTNLEVLSFLFMETPFELPKNMSSSLRYLDLRQTNLFGDLSDSNLFHLPNLEVLRLGENLELTGILPNFNWSFSASILELDFSGTRIFGNVPDSIGNLHSIMFLSLSHCYLSGSIPKFIGNLTRIRTLHLPNNNFNGNVPSTISKLNKLTDLDLSFNHFQGSIPESIGNLTRISRLDLSNNNFSGNIPSTISELNKLSYLDLSFNNFEGQIPDIFADFSEVSYLYFSTNNFTGSFPYSIVTLTRLRKLYLQNNSLTGPLPSNISGLQELETLDLSFNSFTGAPPPWLFYLPSLTDLQVQDNQLTGKLPHVLKSHNFETFSSMNLKLLKLSNNKLYGEIPDWMTSMNVVVLDLSHNFLTGFEKQVWRSTDLFYLNLENNFLQGSLHQSICDMINLQALILSHNNFSGTIPGCLGNSSSFISVLDLRMNNFYGEIPRFLPTGLKYLGLTGNQFGGLIPRSLVNCTSLAALDLGYNKINDTFPIWLEKLPYLQVLILKSNLFHGPIGELKSQFPFPELRIFDLSFNGFTGTLPSNLFKNFTAMMKVDDEKTGISEKNNSNHIDYSYHVSLVIKGNQFEMRITSIMTSIDLSSNGFEGDLPKSIGRLSSLVLLNISHNNFNGCIPAEIAKLNELEALDLSRNRLTGEIPGLLTSLTFLEVLNLSYNHLVGRIPHGKQFDTFSNDSYGGNPDLCGFPLSKECGYENTSDEPPFEQDDDDDDDSIFAGGFTWEAVVIGYGCGAIFGLFMGILMFLLEKPKWIVNFAEDTALKIAQEIAVKKRRRRKKRHQKH